tctcccgggggagtgcgactggtgccacgacgaccgaggtcagtgcgacaggcctcacctggacgaagatcggcgcttcagtattaagctggaggagacgttcgatgttgaaacggtacgcaacgacgacaagtgttattttttcgtaattaagcacgacttcaactatttcaacgtgtacttttcatcttttacaattcggctagcttatcccatgccatgcaagacgctacgtcttggagaggatgggttttgaagaccatgaaagtatggaaacaaagaaaattcacctaaggacccatcatgatatagattttgaagtaaagctgtataattctgagagcgtaacccattttggttgcaaaaattgggaagcattttgcaagatgtatggttttgatgagggtatgcttgtcaccatggatcttggtgatcctgacatcgagcaagacaatatggacatttgggtccttgttgatacgcctccaattctaccgctatgtgagtttctcaaacatagttattagctaatttatattgttcatttcaaaatagttgacagcttattttcattgacagcttattttgattgttcaaacaatgtgcggaacatggtagacagaacctactacaccgatggctctgagttaacttataaggagaaaactcatctggtcggattttgtactgatattgagaattacaatatctacaatcaaactcctcaacattatggtcaatacgtgccactagtgcacgtgttgaactacggtaactactatggagataccctggtaagatttcttactattacgacatccgtgcatattttgcatagttctaaaactagtacattatcattgctaactatgaagttattactatgtttttcaacagataatcccagaggattgtgtgcctcatttgatgtatcagaatggtaggcttgatgttttgaatatacaaccaggtcatcctacgaatctcaactgtccataccggatttctaaaagaagtggagacatgcaaatcaaagaatggaaaaaatgtatggacagtcgcaaggaggttcttggaagcaaaaggaagcgaggcgcaagaattggagacaggatgatctccattctccataatggagagtcagggtctatattgttttatgctattttaccttaaagagggtatttcggtcctacctaatactgatgatcatgtgctaagaacaattaagtagggttggttcgatgactgtgaggatgatgatcgtatgacttgttattaataacgagtagaagttgtatgatgatgattagtaggacttgttattatatatgatgatgcatgatgcgcgcatgaagagttattatatatcagcgggtgaaatgaacatggattggattgaagtgaaggcaacatgcatgtggtgcgtgtcgaaagtagtacaatccaaacttgatcaagtccggattagtattactttcgacatgcaccacatgttgccttcacttcaatctaagccatgtttaggcatagcagtacgtagcgttggtaaaccaagcacggagatataagagaggacacttctctctaatagctacctaataacaacctaaattaaccccccaaaacccccaaacccccccccccccttcaaaaaaaacaaaaacctcagctcctgccaggtgctgacgcgtggatgcctattaccaaccgggaccaaaggccctcctgcctgggctccacgcaccggccacgtggacggcctttagtcccggttcgtgtaagaaccaggactaaagggctagggcattagtaacggtcctttagtcccggttccagaaccgggactaaaggcccttatgaaccggggtaaaagccccttttcttACTAGTGAGCCCGAGATGATTGGCCACTACCTCGCCGAGTTCTCCATCAGCTACAAGCCCGTCAAGCACGGGAGGCCCGGCATCGGCGCCACCCACTCCTCGAGGTTCATTCCTCTCAAGTGAAAGGATCCTGCGGCCTGCGTGCCCTCGGCCGACTCCATGTACCTCTGCCTGGAGTGAACGCCGCGTATGCCCGTTTTGTCTGAAGTGGAAGAACTTCTAGTATATCTATTTTTGTCTGAAGTGGAAGAACTTCTAGTATATTTATCTAGTGGAAGCATGAGGTGGAACTTCTAGTATGTCTGTCTAGTGGAGCTGTAGGAAACCTATGTGTGGAAAATTGAGGGGAGTGAAAGCAGCATCTGTTATCTATGCCCACTTGGTTTGTCTTTCTGCATCCTCTGGTTCCTGGTGTGCCAGGTCCATTGTCCATGATGTGCACTTTGCAACCTTCTGATACTTATGGCACTTATAGATAGTTTTTGCCTTTGATGATGTGTCCACCATTCCAACCTCAACTTGGTGGGGTTTGCCTGGTTGGGGTCTTGTTCACCGTGTAAATCTCTGGTTACTTTTCGATTAGGTACCTGTGGTGTCCAGTTGGCAAATGCCAATTGGACCCAAGGGGATAGGACATATACGGCGCCAGGATACCCAGAGAATTTGCTCACCTACACTTGAGTTGGTTCCCCTGCTCTCACTTGCTGGATCTTCCCCGGAGCTCAGGCCAGGTCTACAATGGCAATGATCAgccctgccgccgccactgtcgtCACCGCCAGGCCGGCGCAAGCTCTAGGTAGGCaaccttgtcaattgtcatccccTGTAAGAATGTCGACCATATGAAGTTTGTTAATGTTGAGACGCTGATGCTGGGGCACTGGGCTGCAGGGCTCCCTCAGCTGAGGGTGACCAGGGCTGAGAAGCTGAGGTGCGGCTACTCCAAGGACGGCAAGGAGGCAGCTGCGGCGAGTCCGGCGGTCGTGAAGGGCGCGCCGCTGCTGGCCGCGGCGAGCGCAGCGGTGTCTGCGACGGCGGCGTCCCCGGCGCTGGCGCTGGTGGACGAGCGGATGTCGACGGAGGGCACGGGGCTGAGCCTGGGGCTGAGCAACAACCTGCTGGGGTGGATCCTGCTGGGCGTGTTCGGCCTCATCTGGTCCCTCTACACCGTCTACTCCTCCAccctcgacgacgacgacgagtccggcggccTCTCCCTCTGAagtcgcaccaccaccaccatcttcttcctcctgcctgCCCCGCCTCATCCTTGAAAGCTTTGCGTAATTACCGTCAGCCTAAGCATGGACGAATGCTGAGTTACTGATTACGGTAGGTGAACTGTAAGATGCAGTATATGTCAGTGTTAAACCGTTGCAGTTGTTAACTTGTTGTTTGGATCTTCAACGCAAATCTCTGCCAGTACTACGAAGCAAGTCCAGTTGTGTTAATTCATCCATCTCACACAAGCCTTGCGGTTCAAAGTAAGATGAGGCCTTGTGTATAGTTATCCACTTGTACACGTCCCTAACTCACTTATGAAACTAGGTGGTAACTTTAAAACtcgaaaaaaaatgaaaagaacAATCAAAAGTGGGATATAGTTTTAAACTGAAAATTAATCGggattgctaaatctcagtcgactaagacttgTTTGGATACTGGGATTTTACTAAACCAGTTTGGCCTACACATGTTTTCGGCTATAACAAACTAAAACTCTGTTTGGTTAACGTAACAAATCCCTGGATAAGGAGATCTTAGTTTTAGTAAAACTGAAAAACCGAGTTTATAAAAAAACGACTATTTGACGTTTTTCTATAAACCAATTCTTCATCTGCCGCCGCGATCGGCGCATGGCGCAGCTGGCATGCATGTTTCTTCTTCCCCAGCAACAACTCATCTTGCATCGCCCATGGCCATCACCGTAACCGGTCCTCCCGCGCCGCGCCGGCCGCGACGTCGACcactggtcttcttcttccccagcGACAACTGGTTTTCTCCTTCCCAGCGACAACTCATCTCGCAGCGCTCATGGCCGTTGCCATCGCCGGGCCGTCGTCATCACTGTTAACCACTGATCCTTCCTCCGCGAGCACTCATCCCGCGGCGGCCGTCGCATCACAGTCAACCATCGGTCCTTCCCAAGCAGGTCGGCACTACATCACCAACGTCTTCAGGGCTTGGTTCGAGTCCTAAATGCTTGTCTCAACAATTTGATCTTGAGCATGTGCAGCCTCAGCAGATTCCTTGTATGCTAATTCTTGTTCTTCAATGATTGGTCATTCACATGTCTGTCACACGAGTGTTATTTCTTCTCCTAAGATTCATGTTCGTGAGCATTGAGACGGCCTACCACGGCATCCATGATGGATTGCTAGACACGACCATCTCTTCTGCCGATGCGAGGACGCGGCGGCGACGGTGCAGTCCGCCAGTCCCCCGTGCTTAAACATGTTTTACCATCCAAACAAGGTCTTGTGCATGCTTATTCCTAACCGAAATATTAATAAAACTAGTTTTCCAAAAAATCCTACTAAAACATGTTCTGTTAAAACTAGGCATTAATTTCGTTTATCCAAACAACCACTTAACAAAGATTAAGTTGATACTATATTCATGCGATCGTGTGTGAAGATTCGTGTAAAATTTTCTTTTAAATTGTTTGTTTCTTCTTTTTATATGTTCTGTTACTTGACTCTCAAAATTCGTGAGATCTTGCGTGATCTTCTTTTTATATGCTCTGTTACTTCTTGCCACGTCCAAAATTAATCGCTGCTTGGGTGGATAACTTACATGTTAATGGTGGGTAGCTTTTGGGTACAAAAAAAAGTATCGTCGAAATATACTAACATGAGATCTAATGTTGAAGGTCTCAAGGCGACTAGTCCAATAGTAAAACCGGATCATAAACGGTTTGACCTACAAAACCTTTTGAATTTCGCATTTACTACAGGATGACATCAGCAATTTTGTCATTTAGTACATGCATTCAAACCAGTAGGGTTGTCAGAACTTTTTTTCGAGCGTGCCAATGGGAGTCGGTGAATTGTCCTAACCACCATTGGGTTCACAGTCCCGTCCAGATGCGTTTGTCTATCCGCTGTCCGTTTTgctgacccaaacggacaaaaaacggacaAAATCCGTGTCCGTTTGGATCGGCCGGTTAGAGTTGCCCTAACACCCTATGGTTATGCCAAATCTAGGGCATCTTATGGCTAGTCGTGTCCTTATTTTAGGAGTTTGAACATCAAACATGCAGAAACAACAAAACCGAAAAGGTTTAAACATCCATTAACTCCAAAATTAAAACTTGAACATTtgagaataaaaagaaaacaaataaaaacggaaatgataaatcctgaacgttcGGATTTGAAGTATGACAACCTtaatgtttttcatggcaactttagttgacaTGAGCTGAAAGTTTAAGCGGCAAACATGGCAATTTTCTCGCAAAAAACTAACTAGGACAAAAATTGCCACGGCCACCTCGCGTTAACTAAAtttgaggcctcctttggtttgcagGAACTTTgcaggaattctataggataggattctTGTAGGAATTTTTTCTTTAGAGCCCTTTAGTTCATAGGAAtgaattcctattcctacataggattggttcttATTCTGCATATTTcaaagaaaaataaacatgagcCTAGATTCAATGTAAAAATCCTACGATGtgaatcaaatgacatctcttttcctattcctactcatagaatttgagatacatgtcagcTCATTTCCTATAAGTTTCTTATTCCTATGGTGATCCTATCATACGAACCAAAGGAGACCTGAACGTTTGGGATTTATCGGGGTCCAATAGAAAACGTGCTAGCTATAACAATCATTCACATAAAGAAAATATAAAGGGCAGcgatctgcgccggcgcaccggcccaatcgtTGGGTCGGTCAAGCCCCAGCCGTCAGATCTGGGCCCCCCGAGCCATCAGATCCCTTCGTCCCCAACCTCTCTCATCTTCAACCTCCCGCACGGAAAAAGGAGAGGCCAGCCTTCGCACGCGCCGACGCCTTTGCACGTGCCAACCGCCTCGCCTCCTCACCGCCGGTCGCCGCCCTCACCTATGCCGCCTTCATGCGTTCCTCACCTCCGTGGATGCAGCAGCATGCGCCCATGGTTGCACTCGTGGTTGCAGGTTTGCAGCTCCGGGGGAGATGGCCGCATCTCCGGTGGCGCCGGCCGCAACACCTGTCATTGTGCTCGCGCTGTACCTCGCCGTGTGCCCACCCGAGGCTCTTGCTGGTTCCAACAAAAAACGacaccggttgtagcaaaaaagttTATCGCTTCCAGCAAAAAAGCTTACCGCTGCAGCCCGCCGTCGTCATTGTAGCAAAAATGTTAACCGGATGTAGCTTCTGTGGTTGCTGATTGCAGCAAAAAAAATGATGTGGTTGTAGCaaacacaaaaaaagaaaaaagttccCATCGTTTTCAGAAAAACTTTGACTGTGGTTTGCTGGTGGCAACAAAAATGTTAGCTGTTAGTAGCAAAATAttgtgctggttccagcaaaaaatgctCGTCGGTGCCGCCACCATGTCGTCCATGAAGCAAAATTGATCACCGGTTGTAGCTTTTGTGATTGCCGGTTGCAGCAAAAACATCTTCTGGTTGCAGCTCACATCGGTACTTCCAGCAAAACTCTTGTCAACCGCCCTCCATGGTTGCATCATCTTTTCTACATGGTTGTAGCACCGACTctgttggttccagcaaaaaatcagCCGTCTTTTATTTCCAGCTTTTTTATTCATCGGTTCCAGCTTTTTATTTTGTCGGTTGCAGCGTTTTTCCCAGCCGGATGCAACACTTCGTAGCAGAAAAAAGATCTTAATGTGGCTGGAGGTAGAAGAAAGGTAACAGATAAGGCAAGAGATAACTAGGGAGAAAAAGAAGGGCAGTCATGTGGGCCCCATATCGTGCGCGTGAGACGTGTAGGAGCAGTTTGCCTGGGACCGCACCAGTGTGGCAAGAAAAGTCAGCGTGATACGTGTGTTGTGCGCGTGAGTGAGCGTGACCGGCCGAAAATTGGCCGGCGCACCGTATATAAAAGTTTCCCAAATATAAATGGGTTGACTCCGGAAAGAAATTTCTTTAGTGTAGCTAGGCCGACGTGTTATCCTTTTTTAGGGGAGGCTGGCGTGTTATCAGTAGGTTATAAAAAAGAAAGGAATGCAACAACTGAGCGATCTGCTTTCAGCTAGGACATGGCCCAACATGTAGTTCGATCATTATGTTGCccttttttctctttatttttgcTGTTATTTCTGAACGAGACACGAAAAAAATCCTTGTACTACAAGCGATGCCTCAGCAAATAAATCCAGAATCACGCGCCGGCCGGGATCAGGACCCCGGCCCCGGCGGCGCCCTCTTGTCAGGCGTCCCGCACTTGGCCGGGACGCGCCACCCGGCGGACTTGGCATTCCTCCTCTCCGGCGGCGTCATGGCCGAGTAGTTGTTCCACTGCCGGAGCACGTCCCGGAGATCGCTCAACTTCTTCCCCAGGCCGAAGCAGCAGGTAGCGTGCATGGTGCACGCCCTGGCCATGTCGTTGCGGAACAGCCGGCAGAATCCGCCGAAGCGGGCCGTGTCGAGGAACTGGAACCGCAGCCGCAGGCCGCCGTCGGCGGAGGCCAGCTCGTGCTTGATCTGGTTGAAGACGGCCTGCTCGTGGTCCCTAGGgaaccgccaccgcgccgcccgccaccgccgcatCATCTCCACCGTCCGCCCCGTCGCCTTGACGTAGTAGAAGCCCGTGTTGGGCCAGTTGCCGTCGAGCGCGTCGGCGTCGCCGGAGTAGATGTCGCAGGACACGGCCATGTCCGCGTGCACCCCGATGTGCCGGAACGGGTCCCGGAGCCACACCACGTCCACGTCCGTGAAGAGGAAGTTGTGGCCGAGCTGGAGGACGCACTGCTGCAGCTCCAGCTTGGCCCACACGAGCTCCAGGTAGGCGTCGCTCATGAAGTCGCTGGCGGAGCTGAGGTTCATGGCCGTCGCCTCGGCCTCGAGGAGGTAGCAGTGCGGGTGCACGCGCCGGCAGTGGCGGTACGCGGCGGCGTCGACGGCGACGATGAGCGTGTGGTTGAGGAGGTGCGCGATGCCCTCGCCGTCGCGGAAGCTTCCGCGGAAGAGGTCCAGCAGCGACCCCGGCGCCGCCCACGCCTCGTTCACCGACGTGATGATCACCGTGCGGTCGTCCGTCGCCACCTTGGGCAGCAGCTCCGCCAGCCCCGGGAATGCTCTCACCTcctgcgcatgcatgcatgtgagtgTGACATGAGCATGCAAATTAAGTAACACTGCACTGCACATACATTGATACGCACCTTTTCTTGAGCTGAACCATGAGTAGAGATGAGGTTGGCATGGCTCATCTGCTGATGAGCTGGTCCATTCTgattccccaagcttgggattgaGATGCTTGCCAGCTTCTCGCCGAGCCGGTCGGAGGCGAGGAAGAAGAGCAGCACGGTGGGGAGAAGAGCTCCGAGGAGGAACGATACCGAGTGGCTGACCCTGGCGCCGTCGTGCAGGCTGCCCATGTCGATCGCCCAGTGGCCACCCTCCCCTCGTTGATGGTAGCTAGTGGTACGTAGAGGCAAAATAAAATGCTACTCTATCGTCATGCAGCTTCCCAAGTGAGCCAGTGAATCGCAAACCTCCATGTGCATGTGCATTCATGGCCGCGACTGAAGAAGAGGTGAAAGTCCACTGGGGATGCAAGTGCGTTCATGTGCAATTCCATTACTCGATCCAGATGCAAATTAATTATCGTATCTGCTGCCACAGCGAAGCACGTATGAACCCCTCTGATCGCGCCCATTCTTTTACGTCTCTCGATGTAGGCGCTACCTACGGCAGGAAGACGAAGTTGACTCAGGCCTCTGGGATCGATGGAGCTCCGGGAAACGTGTGCGGTGTCTATACGTTGTTAGAGATCGAGCAAGTACAATATTAACAGTGGGTTATAAGATTGTTTTCGTAGCACTTTTGATAATGTAGAGGAGAGAGACAATGAAAAACAAAAGAGGTGGACTCTTATTCATGAGTGTCCTTATGTAAAAAAGGTAAATGAGGGAAAAGAGAAAGATGACTAACATTTGTTTCTGGGAAAACTATCAATCTATtaatcttcaatcatggcagtacaacaaacactaaaaataataaaaaattatatctAGATCTGTAGACTACCTATCGATGAATACAAGCACTAAAGCGAGCCgatgtcatcgcccctccctcgccggagccggacaaaacttgttgtagtagacagtcaagaagccatcatgctaaggccccataggacaaGCGCACTAGAACAACAACCGGCGCcgttgaagagtagcgtagatcggaaTGATCCAACCTAAAGACACACAAACGTAGACGAACTGCGACaaaatccgagcaaatccaccaaagacagatccgtcggagacacacctTCACAGGCCCACTGACAATGCTAGATGCAACAACGGAACGGagactaggcggggagaaccttattccatcttcagataGCTGTCGTCGTCTTGGCTTCCTGAGCAGGCACAAACCCTTAACAAAACTTGAAGGAACATCTAAAGacgagccctcccgccggcaaggaccgggatccaccgcgccgccatggccctAAGTCCACCGGAGACTAGGCGGACCGGCGGCGGAGCCGGCGGGAGACTGAGGAAACCAAGCCTTATCTTTGGGGAGGAGGCGTCCACAAAGCGATGATGCACGTTTGAAAGATGATTAACCTAACAGGCAATCTTAGAGCCAACCCAATTGGAtcagatccccctccccctcccgagTCGCCCCCCGCGTGGGCGGCCGGGAGGCCCCCAGATCCCGTCGGCCGGTCCTCcccctctcctccacctcctccctcgtcgccgcccaagggcgcggccaggcgaagcctgccgtcgccggcggtggcggggactCGGGCCCTCTCGTTCGGGTGGGGCTGGCGCGGGCCGGCGCCCCCgggccggagcgtggcggcgggccGGACGCCACGACGGGTGGTGGCGGCACCTCGACGACTTCGCTCCCCCGCGGCAAACGGCCTCGCGGTCTGGTGCGTCGCAGTcgccagggacggcggcggcgtggcCGGATCGGTTTAGGGCAGCAAGGCCGGATCTATGCCCAGGCGTGGGCCTTGATCGCTGGATTGTCGTTGGCATGGTGGCGGGTGCGACTCGTCGGCAGCTGGGCAGATACGTCGGGATTCTACCCTTGTCTGGTTCTTGACAGCGCGAGCAACTCCGGGGGAAACACTAGATCTCCTTGGGATCGAGCGATGGTGGCGATTTTGCGTCGTAGTCCCTCTttagggcatcgttttggagtttactccggttgaagggaccagcgacgtcggcggcgcacgtctggtggagcaactgccgatgaaaatcgcgccgactacggtcatggcggacgatggcggcgtcttagatgtcgttcccttgtcgaggcatcgtcgttgcagtctgCGTCATCAGGCTTGGGATGCTCCggcggaaaccctagatctgggtcttccggatcggatgatgatgacgttttatcgctttccctcttgggggcatcgttttggagcaagtgatggctggggggatggtggagcggtgcttcatctcactcattgatggcggcggttatcggcggcatggcgctgtggaggctcggcgtccgatgcgcgggaTGGACTCGCACATGAGGAGGTAgatgtctggcgtcatggtgacgtcgatggcagagtggccagacaagatAGATGCCTCAAtttgatctgaagacggacctgtggaagatggcggcgacgacacacgagtgcgtctgacctgattgtgccccagacccggtatgtggctcggctggggcttccggcttttgatgttaggcttaggtgagtggtctgagtggtccagctagcaccccttcatcgtatggataggagtagcggcatatgttgccaagatagtgtattcaggcatattgttgtatactttg
This DNA window, taken from Triticum aestivum cultivar Chinese Spring chromosome 1D, IWGSC CS RefSeq v2.1, whole genome shotgun sequence, encodes the following:
- the LOC123172465 gene encoding photosystem II reaction center W protein, chloroplastic; translated protein: MAMISPAAATVVTARPAQALGLPQLRVTRAEKLRCGYSKDGKEAAAASPAVVKGAPLLAAASAAVSATAASPALALVDERMSTEGTGLSLGLSNNLLGWILLGVFGLIWSLYTVYSSTLDDDDESGGLSL
- the LOC123172474 gene encoding uncharacterized protein At4g15970, which gives rise to MGSLHDGARVSHSVSFLLGALLPTVLLFFLASDRLGEKLASISIPSLGNQNGPAHQQMSHANLISTHGSAQEKEVRAFPGLAELLPKVATDDRTVIITSVNEAWAAPGSLLDLFRGSFRDGEGIAHLLNHTLIVAVDAAAYRHCRRVHPHCYLLEAEATAMNLSSASDFMSDAYLELVWAKLELQQCVLQLGHNFLFTDVDVVWLRDPFRHIGVHADMAVSCDIYSGDADALDGNWPNTGFYYVKATGRTVEMMRRWRAARWRFPRDHEQAVFNQIKHELASADGGLRLRFQFLDTARFGGFCRLFRNDMARACTMHATCCFGLGKKLSDLRDVLRQWNNYSAMTPPERRNAKSAGWRVPAKCGTPDKRAPPGPGS